One genomic segment of Acidimicrobiia bacterium includes these proteins:
- a CDS encoding thiamine pyrophosphate-binding protein — MMERLDVFRALADSRTDEIVVMTMTATLQWPLVSDHPLDFDFLAFGMGHASDFGMGLALARPERKVIVLKGDGGLLMSLGSLVTMAQYGPENLIVLLLENRTYEMVGGQPLPARVDFVTLAKGAGIQGGGATGNGKVERIADLETFQSELPGLLDEPGPHFVVMPVLNTHELRAVHHSDHAGRIRRLRDALAVGEPGATIKE; from the coding sequence ATGATGGAACGGCTCGATGTCTTCAGAGCGTTGGCCGACTCCCGGACTGACGAAATCGTGGTCATGACGATGACGGCGACGTTGCAGTGGCCTCTCGTGTCGGACCATCCGCTCGACTTTGATTTTCTGGCGTTCGGGATGGGGCACGCCTCGGACTTTGGGATGGGACTCGCCTTGGCTCGACCGGAACGAAAAGTGATCGTGCTCAAAGGCGACGGTGGACTGCTAATGAGCCTCGGATCGCTGGTGACCATGGCCCAGTACGGTCCGGAGAATCTGATCGTGTTGCTGCTTGAGAATCGAACGTACGAAATGGTGGGTGGCCAGCCCTTGCCGGCCAGGGTCGACTTCGTGACATTGGCGAAGGGGGCAGGGATCCAGGGTGGCGGCGCTACGGGGAACGGCAAAGTCGAACGTATCGCTGACCTCGAGACCTTCCAGTCGGAGCTTCCCGGCCTGCTTGACGAACCCGGTCCCCACTTTGTGGTGATGCCAGTTCTCAACACCCATGAGCTTCGGGCAGTGCATCACAGCGATCACGCCGGGCGGATCCGTCGGCTCAGGGATGCCCTGGCCGTGGGAGAACCCGGAGCGACGATCAAGGAGTGA
- a CDS encoding O-methyltransferase, producing the protein MDNAIELPEELQDYIFASSEPVHPVVRRIIAETQAMPERSMQITPDEAIFLRAMVRLIRPEAILEIGTFTGLSSLIMAGAMVDGGRMTCLDISDEFTAIARQAWAEARVADRIDLIIGPALESIAHLDGPFQLVFIDADKENLQAYVEAVIPKVPQGGVVMVDNTLWRRQVITDDASPSTVTIRAFNQWLVAHPAFDVEMVGIADGLTLAIKK; encoded by the coding sequence ATGGACAATGCGATCGAGCTCCCCGAGGAACTCCAGGACTACATCTTCGCCTCGTCCGAGCCAGTCCATCCGGTCGTGCGTCGCATCATTGCCGAGACCCAGGCCATGCCGGAGCGCTCTATGCAGATCACGCCGGACGAGGCGATTTTCCTACGAGCCATGGTCCGCCTCATTCGCCCAGAAGCAATCCTCGAGATCGGTACTTTCACCGGCCTGTCCTCGCTGATCATGGCTGGCGCCATGGTCGATGGTGGGCGGATGACCTGTCTCGACATCAGCGATGAGTTCACCGCCATCGCTCGTCAGGCCTGGGCAGAGGCGCGGGTTGCCGATCGGATCGATCTCATTATCGGCCCCGCCCTCGAGTCGATTGCCCACCTCGACGGTCCCTTTCAACTCGTCTTCATCGACGCCGACAAAGAAAACTTGCAGGCCTATGTCGAAGCAGTAATTCCCAAGGTGCCGCAAGGCGGCGTCGTCATGGTCGACAACACGTTGTGGAGACGCCAGGTGATCACCGACGATGCGTCACCGTCCACCGTCACCATCCGGGCTTTCAACCAATGGCTCGTCGCCCATCCAGCCTTCGACGTCGAGATGGTTGGCATCGCCGATGGGCTGACTCTGGCCATCAAGAAATAG
- a CDS encoding Ldh family oxidoreductase encodes MVEAAPPAGTIRVSPADAKALVRRLLEAVDVPPADADLVADVLASADLRGIRSHGVARVSYFLVRLTRGTINTRPTFSYASDSPTTGVLDADNAIGIVAANRAMDEALTMANGYGSGFVAVGNSSHFGFAGYWAQKAMRQGCIGISVSSGGRRAAPTFGVESILGTNPISITMPGAGDGTDFYLDMATTAVAVGKIETALREDRPVPPGWTASAAPTPQLDSNGVLDYSAPLLPLGGEGVETGGHKGYGLSLLAELLCGALPGSPLADRLAGADGHQPPAMGHFMGAIKLAGFRPPQEIAAEMEATFTLIRDSAKAPGHDRIFIPGEPEAMAEAANRVEGIPITPAVLANLKRWADQLGVEPITP; translated from the coding sequence TTGGTTGAAGCAGCGCCCCCGGCGGGAACCATCCGGGTTTCTCCAGCCGACGCCAAGGCGTTGGTACGGCGACTACTTGAAGCCGTCGATGTACCGCCTGCCGACGCCGACCTGGTGGCGGACGTTCTGGCTAGTGCCGACCTTCGGGGGATCCGCAGCCATGGGGTTGCCAGGGTCAGCTACTTCCTCGTGCGCCTCACCCGCGGCACCATCAATACGCGACCGACCTTTTCATACGCTTCCGATTCGCCCACCACCGGAGTGCTCGACGCCGACAACGCCATTGGAATTGTGGCGGCCAACCGCGCCATGGACGAGGCCCTCACGATGGCCAATGGATACGGCTCGGGCTTTGTGGCCGTCGGCAACTCGAGCCACTTCGGTTTCGCAGGCTATTGGGCGCAAAAGGCCATGCGGCAAGGGTGCATTGGTATCAGCGTTTCCAGCGGGGGAAGGCGGGCGGCCCCGACATTCGGGGTCGAGTCGATTCTCGGAACGAACCCGATCAGCATCACCATGCCGGGAGCGGGAGATGGGACCGATTTCTACCTCGACATGGCGACCACCGCCGTGGCGGTTGGCAAGATCGAAACCGCGCTACGGGAAGATCGCCCGGTCCCTCCTGGGTGGACCGCATCAGCTGCTCCGACCCCGCAACTAGATTCGAACGGAGTGCTTGATTACTCGGCTCCGCTCCTGCCGCTCGGTGGGGAAGGCGTAGAAACCGGCGGACACAAGGGTTATGGGCTCTCCCTGCTGGCCGAGCTTCTATGCGGGGCGTTACCGGGCAGTCCACTGGCTGATCGCCTGGCGGGTGCCGACGGGCACCAGCCGCCCGCCATGGGCCACTTTATGGGTGCCATCAAGCTCGCCGGGTTTCGGCCACCGCAAGAAATTGCCGCCGAGATGGAAGCGACTTTCACGCTCATACGCGACTCCGCCAAGGCGCCCGGTCATGACCGCATCTTCATTCCTGGCGAACCCGAGGCGATGGCCGAAGCCGCCAACCGTGTGGAGGGGATCCCGATCACGCCAGCCGTGCTGGCCAATCTCAAGCGGTGGGCGGATCAGCTCGGCGTCGAGCCGATTACCCCGTGA